Proteins from a genomic interval of Paracholeplasma manati:
- a CDS encoding Hsp20/alpha crystallin family protein has translation MLSLLKKDRDFFDSLFDELRVAPFGNDVSMRTDIKENDHGYELAIEMPGFDKQDVKVSLEEGYLLVEAERKHETNNDDPKGKFIRRERYYGVMRRSFYVGDVHMDDVKGSFDKGVLKIQIPKESKKIETKKYLELE, from the coding sequence ATGTTGAGTTTACTCAAAAAAGACCGAGACTTCTTTGATAGCTTGTTCGATGAATTAAGAGTCGCACCATTTGGTAATGATGTCTCCATGAGAACAGATATCAAAGAAAATGACCATGGCTATGAACTAGCCATCGAAATGCCTGGCTTTGACAAGCAGGATGTAAAAGTGAGCCTAGAGGAAGGGTATCTATTGGTAGAAGCGGAAAGAAAGCATGAAACCAATAACGACGACCCTAAAGGCAAATTCATTCGTCGTGAACGTTATTATGGCGTGATGAGACGTAGTTTCTATGTAGGCGATGTTCACATGGATGACGTGAAAGGATCCTTCGATAAAGGGGTCTTGAAGATTCAAATCCCGAAAGAATCCAAGAAAATTGAAACCAAGAAATATTTGGAACTAGAATAA
- a CDS encoding ZmpA/ZmpB/ZmpC family metallo-endopeptidase-related protein has product MNDYDLSSIRRHIKYTYAFFQLQLFLSVCLIIIYGLPLFNPFFIFSQSVGIFIITITKLLKPNTLIKSRLTFWSIILLTLTSISTLSYLEYGVITISSAKQLERFSWNPSGTFELTKDIEIKSMDPYAENCLIRRFEGTLDGNNHQIQHLKTPLFCTIITGEIKNLYLVDVDIDLQTNGEIGGLSNYNNGVIENVHVSGSIKHDGSIGGLVGRSSKIIRRSSFSGTIYAPESGNVGGITGSNSGLIDQSYTEGSITAYMHVGGIAGHSFHGVIQNTYSHMDITCQMYVGGIVGSSSDTELSGLIVHGDITGATSVAVITPTYHDYDYDVLFTGRIYSDTYVVEENVLYYQNQSFTVPLTNQIQDSQMDTDFWTQTLGLDLTIYRIDNLYPKLIHNQV; this is encoded by the coding sequence ATGAACGATTATGATTTATCAAGCATTCGAAGACACATCAAATACACTTATGCTTTTTTTCAATTACAACTCTTTTTAAGCGTTTGTTTAATCATCATATATGGATTACCTTTGTTCAACCCCTTCTTTATATTTTCACAATCCGTAGGGATTTTTATCATTACAATCACCAAATTATTGAAGCCAAACACGTTAATAAAAAGTCGTCTCACCTTTTGGAGTATCATACTGTTAACCCTGACATCCATAAGCACACTATCCTATTTGGAATATGGGGTCATCACCATTTCCTCTGCAAAACAGTTAGAAAGATTTTCATGGAATCCTAGTGGGACCTTTGAACTCACAAAAGATATCGAAATTAAATCCATGGATCCATATGCAGAAAATTGTTTAATCCGCCGTTTTGAAGGCACTTTAGACGGCAATAATCATCAAATTCAACATTTAAAGACCCCTTTGTTTTGTACAATCATTACCGGTGAAATTAAAAACTTGTATCTAGTGGATGTGGATATTGATCTACAAACCAATGGCGAGATTGGTGGATTAAGTAACTATAACAATGGTGTGATTGAAAATGTTCATGTGAGTGGGTCCATAAAACATGATGGATCGATTGGTGGTTTGGTGGGAAGAAGTTCTAAAATCATTCGTAGAAGTTCATTCAGCGGAACCATCTATGCACCAGAATCAGGTAATGTTGGTGGCATCACAGGATCGAATTCAGGCCTCATCGATCAATCCTATACGGAGGGCAGCATTACTGCTTACATGCATGTTGGCGGTATTGCAGGACATTCATTTCATGGGGTCATTCAAAACACATATAGCCATATGGATATCACTTGTCAAATGTATGTCGGTGGTATTGTCGGTAGTTCATCGGATACCGAGTTGAGCGGGTTGATTGTCCACGGGGACATTACAGGTGCTACATCCGTTGCAGTAATCACCCCTACATACCACGATTATGATTATGATGTGTTATTTACTGGACGTATCTATAGTGATACCTATGTGGTTGAAGAAAATGTTTTATATTATCAGAATCAATCTTTCACAGTGCCTTTAACCAATCAAATCCAGGATTCACAAATGGATACCGATTTTTGGACTCAAACCTTAGGATTAGACTTAACCATTTACCGAATCGACAATCTATACCCCAAACTCATCCATAACCAAGTATAA
- a CDS encoding DEAD/DEAH box helicase, producing MTFRDLNIIDPILKSIAIAGYKEPTPIQTDAIPVLLSKKDILGSAQTGTGKTAAFAIPILQNLYIERPDSNHRHIRALILTPTRELASQIYENFTLYAKFVNQRSTVIYGGVSQKKQEEALAKGVDVLIATPGRLLDLMHQGFISLQHVSYLVLDEADRMLDMGFIKDVNKIIEYVPKARQTMLFSATMPKEIETLSKTILNDPVRVSIVPVNQTIDVIEQSIYHVNKGNKTKLLVDLITSYKMKSVLVFMRTKHTANKLVTELTKANVSAEPIHGNKSQSARERALLNFKKGKTQVLVATDIAARGIDIEALSFVVNYDLPETPETYIHRIGRTGRAGLDGKAISLCDPKELSLLKDIEKHIKMTINEVVHVYPVSKDMSNNAGQPKAKTSKPNPQPKTKAFNPLKPNYDSKPKTKMKKEQSEQKPEKKDMNGLKNLAPKSKFGPTKPVNNYMKVQQPKRNQNNKNRRAVK from the coding sequence ATGACATTTAGAGATTTAAACATTATTGACCCGATTTTAAAATCGATCGCGATTGCGGGATACAAAGAACCTACCCCGATTCAAACCGATGCGATTCCTGTGCTATTAAGCAAAAAAGACATCTTAGGGAGTGCGCAAACCGGCACCGGTAAAACCGCTGCGTTTGCGATACCCATCCTCCAAAACTTATATATCGAAAGACCCGATTCGAACCATCGCCACATCCGTGCGTTGATTTTGACCCCAACCAGAGAACTGGCGAGTCAAATCTATGAGAATTTCACCTTATACGCGAAATTCGTCAATCAAAGAAGCACTGTGATTTATGGTGGTGTCTCTCAAAAGAAACAAGAAGAAGCCTTGGCTAAAGGTGTCGATGTTTTAATCGCGACCCCAGGCAGACTGCTCGATTTGATGCATCAAGGGTTCATCTCCTTACAACACGTATCGTATTTGGTCTTAGATGAGGCTGACCGTATGCTTGATATGGGATTCATCAAAGATGTGAACAAGATCATTGAGTACGTACCAAAAGCACGTCAAACAATGTTGTTCTCAGCGACGATGCCGAAGGAAATTGAAACCTTATCCAAAACCATTTTAAATGACCCAGTGCGTGTATCGATCGTCCCAGTCAATCAAACGATTGATGTCATCGAACAATCGATTTACCACGTCAACAAAGGGAATAAAACGAAGCTTCTCGTGGATTTGATCACTTCCTACAAGATGAAGTCCGTCCTCGTTTTCATGCGAACCAAACACACCGCGAACAAATTGGTAACAGAACTCACCAAGGCGAATGTATCGGCCGAACCGATTCATGGAAATAAATCTCAAAGTGCCCGTGAACGCGCATTGCTCAACTTTAAAAAAGGCAAAACCCAAGTGTTGGTCGCGACCGACATCGCAGCCAGAGGGATTGACATTGAAGCACTAAGCTTTGTTGTCAACTATGATTTACCCGAAACCCCAGAAACGTATATCCACCGTATTGGTAGAACAGGTCGTGCTGGATTAGATGGTAAAGCCATTTCTTTGTGTGATCCAAAAGAACTCAGCTTATTGAAAGACATCGAAAAACACATTAAGATGACTATTAATGAAGTGGTTCATGTGTATCCTGTGTCTAAAGATATGTCGAATAATGCAGGTCAACCCAAGGCTAAAACATCTAAACCCAATCCACAACCAAAAACAAAAGCATTCAACCCATTAAAACCAAATTATGATTCAAAACCAAAAACCAAAATGAAAAAAGAACAATCTGAACAAAAGCCGGAGAAGAAAGATATGAACGGATTAAAAAACTTAGCCCCTAAAAGCAAGTTTGGACCGACCAAACCAGTCAATAACTATATGAAGGTCCAACAACCTAAGCGTAACCAAAACAACAAAAACAGAAGAGCAGTCAAATAA
- a CDS encoding Glu/Leu/Phe/Val family dehydrogenase — protein MSDFKVFEYMEKHKYEQVVYFYDRTTGLKGITVIHNTTLGPALGGTRIWNYESEDAAVMDCLRLARGMTYKAAAAGLNLGGGKTVLIGDATKVKSEAYFRALGRYVQALNGRYITAEDVNTSTKDMSYVHMETDHVVGLEGKSGNPSPVTALGALYGIKASLKYRFGNEDISKYTFAVQGAGQTGYYLINHLVELGAKKVYFSEINPKYIERMKNEHPEVEFVNPDQIYSMDVDVFSPCALGGVLNNQTIPQIKAKIIAGTANNVLLDEDIHGPMIKDRGILYAPDFVINAGGLINVYVELMNWPQEKALADVKLIYDRLLEIFEISKQQDIHTQLAAKVFAKNRIETIKNLHDNYIPKR, from the coding sequence ATGAGTGATTTTAAAGTATTCGAGTACATGGAAAAACACAAGTACGAACAGGTAGTCTATTTCTATGATAGGACTACAGGCTTAAAGGGTATTACAGTGATTCATAATACCACATTGGGGCCAGCCCTTGGTGGCACTAGAATCTGGAATTATGAATCAGAAGACGCAGCAGTCATGGACTGCTTAAGACTCGCTAGAGGGATGACCTATAAGGCAGCAGCTGCAGGGTTGAACCTAGGCGGTGGTAAGACCGTATTAATTGGAGACGCAACCAAAGTCAAGAGCGAAGCGTATTTCAGAGCTTTAGGTCGATATGTTCAAGCCTTAAATGGTCGATATATCACCGCTGAAGACGTCAACACCAGCACGAAAGACATGAGCTATGTGCATATGGAAACCGATCATGTTGTTGGCCTTGAAGGTAAATCAGGGAACCCATCCCCAGTCACAGCTTTAGGTGCATTATATGGTATTAAGGCTTCACTCAAATACCGTTTTGGTAATGAAGACATTTCTAAGTACACTTTCGCAGTTCAAGGTGCAGGACAAACAGGTTATTATCTCATCAACCATTTAGTAGAATTGGGTGCTAAGAAAGTTTATTTCTCAGAAATCAACCCTAAGTACATTGAAAGAATGAAAAACGAACATCCAGAAGTGGAATTCGTGAACCCAGATCAAATCTATAGCATGGATGTAGACGTATTCTCTCCATGTGCATTAGGTGGCGTACTCAACAATCAAACTATCCCACAAATCAAAGCGAAAATCATTGCAGGTACAGCCAATAACGTATTATTAGATGAAGATATCCATGGACCAATGATCAAAGACAGAGGTATTTTATACGCACCTGACTTTGTGATCAATGCCGGTGGTTTAATCAACGTTTATGTAGAATTGATGAATTGGCCTCAAGAAAAAGCACTTGCGGATGTTAAATTGATTTATGATCGTCTATTGGAAATCTTTGAAATTTCTAAACAACAAGACATCCATACCCAATTGGCAGCCAAAGTGTTTGCGAAAAACAGAATTGAAACCATTAAAAACTTACACGATAACTATATACCCAAAAGATAA
- a CDS encoding NUDIX domain-containing protein codes for MSNYIKDIRAIVGNTPIRSVSTGIIVEYDNQILLQHRSDTNDYGTPGGNVELDEKVIEAARRELFEETGIQVKNLELFGIYSGESQITIYPNGDITYYVVIVLYTKLSEKPILIKDEESHGLDFYGKNQLPKPLKPTDIAWIDAWVKGNFDIKVD; via the coding sequence ATGAGTAACTACATCAAAGACATACGCGCCATCGTTGGAAACACCCCGATCAGAAGTGTATCCACAGGCATCATTGTTGAATATGACAATCAAATTCTCCTACAACACCGTAGCGATACTAACGATTATGGTACCCCAGGTGGGAATGTCGAACTCGATGAAAAAGTGATCGAGGCTGCGAGAAGAGAATTGTTTGAAGAAACGGGCATTCAGGTAAAAAACCTAGAACTCTTTGGCATTTATTCAGGCGAATCTCAAATAACCATCTATCCCAATGGGGATATCACCTATTACGTCGTCATCGTACTCTATACCAAATTATCTGAAAAACCAATCTTGATTAAAGATGAGGAGTCCCATGGACTTGACTTCTATGGTAAAAATCAATTACCAAAACCTCTCAAACCAACCGATATCGCTTGGATTGATGCTTGGGTGAAGGGCAATTTTGATATTAAAGTGGACTAA
- a CDS encoding 2-oxoacid:acceptor oxidoreductase family protein, with translation MTKTIRIAGFGGQGVMLLGQILAYSATLKGMHAIWVPTYGPETRGGTANCMVTISDTPIYSPVFKDSDDLIVLNEPSYQKFKHTVKNDGFMLYNESLIHLDEQPKYQSKGVKANDLAISIGESRAINFVLLGAYLKRTNLFDEQTIIESLKYFFGSKKEHLIDVNKQAFNLGQAA, from the coding sequence ATGACTAAAACCATTCGTATCGCTGGATTTGGTGGTCAAGGGGTTATGTTATTAGGTCAAATTTTAGCCTACAGTGCTACACTCAAAGGGATGCACGCCATTTGGGTACCGACTTATGGTCCTGAAACCAGAGGTGGGACAGCCAACTGTATGGTGACCATTTCAGATACACCGATCTATTCACCTGTATTTAAAGACTCGGATGACCTCATCGTTTTAAATGAACCAAGTTATCAAAAGTTTAAACACACCGTTAAAAACGATGGGTTCATGCTTTATAACGAATCTTTGATTCATTTAGATGAACAACCTAAATACCAATCCAAAGGGGTCAAAGCCAATGATTTAGCCATTTCTATTGGTGAATCGAGAGCTATCAACTTTGTATTGCTAGGTGCTTATCTCAAACGAACCAACCTATTTGATGAACAAACCATCATCGAATCGTTAAAATATTTCTTTGGTTCAAAGAAAGAACACCTTATTGATGTCAATAAACAGGCATTCAATTTAGGTCAAGCGGCTTAA
- a CDS encoding 3-methyl-2-oxobutanoate dehydrogenase subunit VorB, translated as MPKKLIKGNEAIALSAISAGVDAYFGYPITPQNEVPEYLSKYMPEHGKVFVQAESEVAAINMVYGAAGAGKRVMTSSSSVGIALKQEGMSYIAGAELPCLIVSVMRGGPGLGGIQPSQADYYQATRGGGNGDYHTVVIAPESIQETVDYIKEGFDIADIYRNPVMILIDGLIGQMMEAVDMDKEVPKRKLPEKSWATIGTEHHPGRNIVNSLYLDAPRLEEHNLNLKAKYDAIRQNEVKVEMFNMENPDYVIVAYGSVARIARSSIEMLKEVGINVGMIRPITVWPFPKKAFDQIPESCKGILVTEMSLGQMLDDVEIANKGRHEIAFYGRTGGMVPDPTEIRDAIINFKKWVIS; from the coding sequence ATGCCTAAAAAACTCATTAAGGGTAATGAAGCGATTGCTTTATCCGCGATTAGTGCAGGGGTAGATGCTTATTTTGGGTATCCAATTACCCCACAAAACGAAGTGCCTGAATATTTATCAAAATACATGCCTGAACATGGTAAAGTCTTTGTTCAAGCAGAATCAGAAGTTGCTGCCATCAACATGGTTTATGGTGCAGCTGGCGCAGGTAAACGTGTCATGACGTCATCTTCATCGGTTGGGATTGCTTTAAAACAAGAAGGCATGTCCTATATTGCTGGTGCAGAACTACCGTGCTTGATTGTATCAGTCATGCGTGGTGGTCCTGGTTTAGGTGGTATTCAACCGTCTCAAGCCGATTACTACCAAGCTACCCGTGGTGGCGGTAATGGGGATTATCATACCGTGGTTATCGCACCAGAATCGATTCAAGAAACTGTCGATTATATCAAAGAAGGCTTTGATATCGCCGATATTTATCGAAACCCAGTCATGATATTGATCGATGGTCTCATCGGTCAAATGATGGAAGCGGTCGATATGGATAAAGAAGTACCCAAAAGAAAGCTCCCTGAAAAATCATGGGCAACAATTGGTACAGAACATCATCCAGGTAGAAACATTGTCAATTCGTTATATTTAGACGCACCAAGATTAGAAGAACACAATTTAAACTTAAAAGCGAAGTATGATGCCATCAGACAAAACGAAGTGAAAGTCGAAATGTTTAATATGGAGAATCCTGACTATGTAATAGTAGCTTATGGATCGGTTGCGAGAATTGCGAGAAGCTCGATTGAAATGCTCAAGGAAGTGGGTATTAATGTCGGAATGATTCGTCCAATTACCGTTTGGCCATTTCCTAAAAAAGCATTTGACCAAATTCCTGAGTCCTGCAAAGGTATTTTAGTCACTGAAATGTCTTTAGGACAAATGCTAGATGACGTTGAAATCGCGAATAAAGGAAGACATGAGATTGCCTTTTATGGGCGTACTGGCGGGATGGTTCCGGATCCAACTGAAATCAGAGATGCCATTATCAACTTTAAGAAATGGGTGATATCATGA
- a CDS encoding thiamine pyrophosphate-dependent enzyme encodes MTVRYEKSLGLTERKTHYCPGCTHGILHKIVAEVLVELGVLGKTVGVASVGCSVYSYEYFNCDMQQAPHGRACATATGIKRVLPDNVVFTYQGDGDLASIGIAETIHAANRGENITVIFVNNATYGMTGGQMAPTSLVGQKTTTSQLGRDPHNQGYPIKVTEMLSHLDGVAYLERVALTSPQNVKKVKNAVKKAFTLQLEKKGFTMIEVLSTCPVNWGMTPINAMKWVEEQMVPVFPLGVYKDVTKHD; translated from the coding sequence ATGACTGTAAGATATGAAAAATCATTGGGTTTAACAGAACGCAAAACGCATTATTGTCCAGGGTGTACACATGGCATATTGCATAAAATTGTAGCGGAAGTTTTAGTCGAACTTGGCGTTTTAGGCAAGACTGTTGGTGTCGCTTCTGTTGGATGTTCAGTCTATTCATATGAATATTTTAATTGCGATATGCAACAAGCACCACATGGTCGTGCTTGCGCTACCGCGACAGGCATCAAACGTGTTTTACCAGACAATGTGGTATTTACCTATCAAGGCGATGGCGATCTCGCATCCATTGGGATTGCAGAAACGATTCACGCCGCGAACCGTGGTGAAAACATTACAGTTATTTTCGTGAATAACGCTACCTATGGTATGACGGGTGGTCAAATGGCTCCAACCAGCTTGGTCGGTCAAAAAACAACTACGTCACAACTCGGTAGAGATCCACATAACCAAGGTTATCCGATTAAAGTCACTGAAATGCTTTCCCATCTAGATGGTGTAGCGTATTTGGAAAGAGTGGCGTTAACGAGCCCTCAAAACGTTAAAAAAGTCAAAAATGCAGTGAAAAAAGCCTTTACTTTACAACTTGAAAAGAAAGGTTTTACGATGATCGAAGTTTTATCGACTTGCCCAGTCAACTGGGGTATGACACCGATCAACGCGATGAAGTGGGTTGAAGAACAAATGGTGCCAGTCTTCCCATTAGGTGTTTATAAGGATGTGACCAAACATGACTAA
- a CDS encoding 4Fe-4S dicluster domain-containing protein: MILLAKYQLDFNNDACKGCELCVNSCPVKILGMSNTRMNASGYALVDVLDIDKCIGCTFCAVICPDSVIKVVKHDA; this comes from the coding sequence GTGATTCTATTGGCTAAGTATCAACTGGATTTTAACAACGATGCTTGTAAAGGCTGTGAGCTATGTGTCAATAGCTGTCCAGTTAAAATCTTGGGTATGTCGAATACCCGAATGAATGCCTCAGGTTACGCACTCGTGGATGTCTTAGACATCGACAAATGCATCGGCTGCACGTTTTGTGCAGTCATCTGTCCGGACTCTGTCATCAAGGTGGTAAAGCACGATGCCTAA
- a CDS encoding glycoside hydrolase family 30 protein, whose protein sequence is MKKMVLTTLMLLLFLLAGCQSKQIKSYTFKPYLTTGDKTSLLSEGIDITSGEANPSIYKITVDTKKKYQTIDGFGAAMSESAAYVLSSLSETKRNEVMTALFGETGIGIDFVRIPMGASDFALNNYTYNDLTSGTDMTLEQFSIQRDLLYVVPRLQQALALNPDLKLMGSPWSAPAWMKSPQKLNGGSLNPIYHAVYADYFVKFIEAYDAAGLPIYAVTPQNEPLHETSGYPSMMMTVAQQINFIKVLGPKFEENNIDTKIIGYDHNWDNTYYPQALLNNEDIEPYLDGVAFHCYAGNYTAQQAIQTSYPDRGIWFTECSGGRWATNFASNISWNLENVFMGSLNYGARSVLLWNLALDEQDGPQNGGCTNCRGVVTVNDNDTYTLNEEYYMIGHFSKFVDKDASRIDAKSTSPNLITSAFTNPDGSVVIVAHNKTNADMLIQVDIDGHTFNYLIKRMSTVTFDGTALYE, encoded by the coding sequence ATGAAAAAAATGGTTTTAACAACCTTGATGTTGTTATTGTTTTTATTGGCTGGTTGTCAGTCTAAGCAAATTAAATCGTATACATTTAAACCGTATCTCACCACAGGTGATAAAACATCGTTACTATCCGAAGGCATTGACATCACATCGGGTGAAGCCAATCCTTCCATCTATAAAATCACGGTAGATACCAAAAAAAAATATCAAACCATCGATGGATTTGGGGCAGCGATGTCTGAATCCGCTGCGTATGTATTATCAAGTTTATCCGAAACCAAACGCAACGAAGTGATGACTGCGTTGTTTGGCGAAACAGGTATCGGTATTGATTTTGTTCGTATCCCGATGGGTGCGTCTGATTTCGCTTTGAATAACTATACCTATAATGACCTCACCAGTGGTACCGACATGACATTAGAACAGTTCTCCATCCAAAGAGACTTGCTCTATGTTGTTCCCCGCTTACAACAGGCCCTAGCCCTCAATCCGGACTTGAAACTCATGGGTTCTCCGTGGAGTGCCCCAGCTTGGATGAAATCCCCACAAAAACTCAATGGGGGTTCACTCAATCCAATCTATCACGCTGTTTATGCCGATTACTTTGTCAAATTCATTGAAGCGTATGACGCTGCAGGGTTACCGATCTACGCGGTTACCCCTCAAAATGAACCACTCCATGAAACCAGTGGTTACCCATCGATGATGATGACTGTGGCTCAACAAATCAATTTCATCAAAGTCTTAGGGCCAAAATTTGAAGAAAACAACATTGATACCAAAATCATTGGCTATGACCACAACTGGGACAATACCTATTATCCTCAAGCCTTATTGAATAATGAAGACATCGAACCGTATTTGGATGGCGTTGCGTTCCACTGTTATGCAGGTAATTACACTGCACAACAAGCCATCCAAACCAGTTACCCTGATCGTGGTATTTGGTTTACCGAATGTTCGGGTGGCCGTTGGGCAACCAATTTCGCATCCAACATCAGTTGGAACCTTGAAAATGTCTTTATGGGTTCATTAAATTACGGGGCTCGTTCTGTATTGTTATGGAATCTCGCTTTAGATGAACAAGATGGCCCTCAAAATGGGGGTTGTACCAACTGTAGAGGTGTGGTCACCGTGAATGATAATGATACCTATACATTAAATGAAGAATACTATATGATTGGTCATTTCTCTAAGTTTGTGGATAAGGATGCGAGCAGAATTGATGCGAAATCCACCTCACCAAACTTGATTACCAGTGCTTTTACCAACCCGGATGGATCGGTTGTGATTGTTGCACACAATAAAACCAACGCCGATATGCTCATCCAAGTCGATATCGACGGTCATACCTTCAATTACTTGATTAAACGCATGTCTACAGTCACATTTGATGGAACGGCTTTATATGAGTAA
- a CDS encoding ABC transporter ATP-binding protein: protein MDNIVSIKNLTKSYGQTQALKNVNLDLTSGKIIGLLGPNGSGKTTLIKILTGLLQQYEGSVTIDGKLLGPETKAIVSYLPDQLYFDSWMKINDLKNYFMDMYEDFSPVRFNELIYQFQIPSRDLIRKLSKGNQEKLQLALVLSRDAKLYIFDEPIGGVDPALREIILETIMNYRNSDATILLSTHQIYDVEDLFDEVIFLKQGEVMLHQNLDELIMEKNKSLLEIFKEVFRYAR from the coding sequence TTGGACAATATTGTCAGTATTAAAAATTTAACCAAATCCTATGGTCAAACCCAAGCGCTGAAAAATGTCAATTTAGACTTAACCAGCGGGAAGATCATTGGATTGCTCGGACCAAACGGGTCCGGCAAAACCACACTCATCAAAATCTTAACAGGCCTTTTACAACAGTATGAAGGCTCTGTAACCATTGATGGGAAATTATTAGGACCTGAGACTAAAGCCATAGTTTCGTATTTACCAGACCAATTGTATTTTGATTCATGGATGAAGATCAATGATTTGAAAAACTATTTTATGGACATGTATGAAGACTTTAGCCCTGTACGTTTCAACGAGTTGATTTATCAGTTTCAAATTCCGAGTCGGGATTTGATTCGTAAACTCTCCAAGGGTAATCAAGAAAAGCTTCAACTTGCCTTGGTGTTGTCTAGAGATGCGAAACTATACATCTTTGATGAACCGATTGGTGGGGTAGACCCAGCGTTGAGAGAAATCATTCTTGAAACCATCATGAATTATCGAAACTCAGACGCAACCATATTGTTATCCACCCATCAAATTTACGATGTCGAAGACCTGTTTGATGAAGTCATTTTCTTAAAACAAGGTGAAGTGATGTTACATCAAAACCTAGATGAATTAATTATGGAAAAGAATAAGTCCTTACTAGAAATCTTTAAGGAGGTATTTAGATATGCTCGCTAG
- a CDS encoding PD-(D/E)XK motif protein: MNLLDEIKLYYASLDKNRVRVLKSINPFITYLYMDSSSYAVVIPVDENYPLYFDEFSGFIIQTIEMLIENKTTRVLMLKSKSLKNLDQFVIIANNFSDPGLNGILRQSLLNNPLEWSNNWKQFFGNQYINKESYDIFGELIIYDYLYGIDKTVKWTALDRGTHDFESIGFSYEVKTTTNKYESIVTISSQNQLHSHVPIKLFYVKVEKNPNGICIDEALDSLKEMGIDVDIINTYLEKNNLQKGKIERKDKYVILEKREYLIDTSFPQIFPEEFESFKHRNRILKLTYTIDLSGIEYQSF, translated from the coding sequence ATGAATTTGTTAGACGAAATCAAACTTTACTATGCTTCCCTTGATAAAAATCGAGTAAGAGTGCTTAAGTCAATTAATCCATTTATTACATACTTGTATATGGATAGCTCAAGCTATGCTGTTGTTATCCCAGTAGATGAAAACTATCCTTTATATTTCGATGAATTTTCTGGATTTATCATACAAACTATTGAGATGTTAATAGAGAATAAAACAACTCGAGTTTTAATGCTTAAATCAAAATCACTTAAAAATTTGGATCAATTTGTAATTATTGCCAATAATTTTAGCGATCCGGGATTGAATGGTATTTTAAGACAAAGTTTACTAAATAATCCATTAGAGTGGTCAAATAACTGGAAACAATTTTTTGGTAATCAATATATAAATAAAGAATCGTATGACATATTTGGTGAACTAATAATCTATGATTACCTGTATGGAATAGACAAAACAGTAAAATGGACTGCATTAGATAGAGGCACCCATGATTTTGAGTCTATCGGTTTCAGTTATGAAGTTAAAACAACTACAAATAAATACGAGTCAATCGTAACAATCAGCAGTCAAAACCAACTACATAGTCATGTGCCAATAAAGCTATTCTATGTCAAAGTAGAGAAAAATCCAAACGGAATTTGCATAGACGAAGCATTAGATTCATTAAAGGAAATGGGAATCGATGTTGACATAATAAATACTTACCTTGAAAAAAATAACCTTCAAAAGGGCAAGATTGAACGCAAAGATAAGTATGTAATACTCGAAAAAAGAGAGTATTTAATTGATACTTCATTCCCACAAATATTTCCTGAAGAGTTTGAATCTTTCAAACATAGAAATAGGATACTCAAACTCACTTATACTATTGATTTATCAGGCATAGAATATCAATCCTTTTAA